A genomic stretch from Serratia entomophila includes:
- a CDS encoding Slp family lipoprotein — protein MLTRTASKRLSLLAIACGALALTGCVTVPDAIKGSTATPVMQLSSVQNTPNMFIGAEARFGGTVVNVANEQGRTVLEIAAVPLDSGARPMLGEPSRGRLLATVNGFLEPVDFKGQLVTVVGSITGLKDGKIGTTPYRFVTMNVTGYKRWHLVQQVMMPPAPMGPWGWRGGPWGPGWGAGYGWYSPGPAQVQTIVTE, from the coding sequence ATGTTAACCCGCACTGCAAGTAAAAGACTGTCGCTGCTGGCTATCGCCTGCGGCGCGCTGGCGTTGACCGGCTGCGTAACGGTGCCGGACGCCATCAAGGGGTCTACCGCCACGCCGGTGATGCAGTTGTCATCGGTACAGAATACGCCGAACATGTTTATCGGCGCAGAGGCGCGCTTCGGCGGCACCGTGGTGAACGTCGCCAATGAACAGGGGCGTACGGTGCTGGAAATCGCCGCGGTGCCGCTGGACTCCGGCGCTCGCCCGATGCTGGGTGAACCCTCGCGCGGCCGCCTGTTGGCCACGGTGAACGGATTCCTGGAGCCCGTCGACTTCAAAGGCCAGCTGGTGACGGTAGTCGGGTCGATTACCGGCCTGAAAGACGGCAAGATTGGCACCACGCCGTACCGCTTCGTGACGATGAACGTCACCGGTTATAAACGCTGGCATCTGGTGCAGCAGGTGATGATGCCGCCTGCGCCTATGGGGCCATGGGGCTGGCGCGGCGGCCCGTGGGGCCCTGGCTGGGGCGCCGGCTATGGCTGGTATAGCCCGGGCCCAGCGCAGGTGCAAACCATCGTTACCGAGTAG
- the tsaB gene encoding tRNA (adenosine(37)-N6)-threonylcarbamoyltransferase complex dimerization subunit type 1 TsaB, with the protein MSTRILAIDTATEACSVAIWNQGEIHALFELCPREHTQRILPMVQQVLAESGLALNQLDALAFGRGPGSFTGVRIGIGIAQGLALGADLPMLGISTLQTMAQGAWRVSGAERVLAAIDARMGEVYWGQFERHADGRWLESEGEAVLSPAQALERAQRLQGDWAHVGTGWQTYPDLVSGSALTLRDGQMLLPQAEDMLPLALQAWQQGGAVAVENAEPTYLRNEVTWKKLPGRE; encoded by the coding sequence ATGTCCACGCGAATTTTAGCGATCGATACGGCGACGGAAGCCTGTTCCGTCGCCATCTGGAATCAAGGCGAAATCCACGCCCTGTTTGAGCTGTGCCCACGCGAGCATACGCAACGTATTTTACCTATGGTGCAGCAGGTGCTGGCGGAATCCGGCCTGGCGCTTAACCAGCTCGATGCGCTGGCCTTCGGCCGCGGGCCCGGCAGCTTCACCGGCGTGCGCATCGGTATCGGCATCGCTCAGGGGTTGGCGCTTGGCGCCGATCTGCCGATGCTGGGCATTTCCACGCTGCAAACCATGGCGCAGGGCGCCTGGCGAGTCAGCGGCGCCGAACGCGTGCTGGCGGCTATTGACGCCCGTATGGGCGAAGTCTACTGGGGGCAATTCGAGCGCCATGCAGACGGCCGTTGGCTGGAAAGCGAAGGCGAAGCGGTGCTTTCACCGGCGCAGGCGTTGGAACGCGCTCAGCGTCTGCAGGGCGATTGGGCCCACGTCGGCACCGGCTGGCAAACCTACCCTGACCTGGTCAGCGGTTCCGCGCTGACCCTGCGTGACGGCCAGATGCTGCTGCCGCAGGCGGAAGACATGCTGCCGCTGGCGCTGCAGGCCTGGCAGCAGGGGGGCGCGGTGGCGGTAGAAAACGCCGAGCCGACCTACCTGCGCAACGAAGTGACCTGGAAGAAATTGCCCGGCCGCGAATAG
- a CDS encoding ATP-dependent DNA helicase yields MTDDFATDGALAQAIKGFKPREPQRQMAQAVTEAINFKQELVVEAGTGTGKTFAYLAPALRADRKVIISTGSKALQDQLYARDLPTIAKALKYKGKMALLKGRSNYLCLERLEQQSMAGGELAGQTLIDLVQLRKWSSQTKEGDISSCSDVAEDSFIWPLVTSTNDNCLGSDCPLYKDCFVVKARRRAMDADVVVVNHHLFLADMVVKEGGFAELIPEADVMIFDEAHQIPDIASQYFGKQLTSRQLLDLAKDITIAYRTEVRDSAQLQKSADRLSQSTQDFRLMLGEPGFRGNLRDVLGQPNVQRALLLLDDALELCYDVVKLSLGRSALLDAAFERATLYRARLKRLKEVTEPGYSYWYECNSRHFVLALTPLTVADRFRELLDEKPGSWIFTSATLSVNEQLGHFTERLGLTKAKTLLLPSPFDYAKQALLCVPRFLPSPNQPGGARQLARMLRPLIEANNGRCFFLCTSHQMMRELAEEFRATMTLPVLLQGETGKGQLLAQFVEAGNALLVATSSFWEGVDVRGDALSCVIIDKLPFTSPDDPLLKARIEDCRLRGGDPFNDVQLPDAVITLKQGVGRLIRDTDDRGVLVICDNRLVMRPYGEVFLNSLPPTPRTRDIGQAIAFLKANNPPAT; encoded by the coding sequence GTGACAGACGATTTTGCAACAGACGGCGCATTGGCGCAGGCAATCAAGGGATTCAAACCGCGTGAACCGCAGCGGCAGATGGCGCAAGCCGTCACCGAAGCGATCAACTTCAAGCAAGAGCTGGTGGTGGAAGCGGGAACCGGCACCGGCAAAACCTTCGCCTACCTGGCGCCGGCGCTGCGCGCCGATCGTAAAGTGATCATCTCTACCGGTTCGAAAGCGTTGCAGGACCAGCTGTATGCGCGCGATCTGCCGACCATCGCCAAGGCGCTGAAGTACAAAGGCAAGATGGCGCTGCTGAAGGGGCGTTCCAACTACCTGTGCCTGGAACGATTGGAGCAGCAGTCCATGGCCGGCGGTGAGCTGGCCGGGCAGACGCTGATCGATCTGGTGCAGCTGCGCAAATGGTCGTCGCAAACCAAAGAGGGCGATATCAGCAGCTGCAGCGACGTGGCGGAAGACAGCTTCATTTGGCCGCTGGTGACCAGCACCAATGACAATTGCCTGGGCAGTGACTGCCCGCTGTATAAGGATTGTTTCGTGGTCAAGGCGCGCCGCCGGGCCATGGACGCCGACGTGGTGGTGGTCAACCATCACCTGTTCCTGGCGGATATGGTGGTGAAGGAAGGCGGCTTTGCCGAACTGATCCCCGAAGCCGACGTGATGATCTTCGACGAAGCCCATCAGATACCCGACATCGCCAGCCAGTACTTCGGTAAACAGCTCACCAGCCGCCAACTGCTGGATCTGGCGAAAGACATCACCATCGCCTACCGTACTGAAGTGCGTGATTCCGCGCAGCTGCAGAAAAGCGCCGATCGCCTCAGCCAAAGCACCCAGGACTTCCGGCTGATGCTGGGCGAGCCGGGGTTTCGCGGCAACCTGCGCGACGTGCTCGGCCAGCCGAACGTGCAGCGCGCATTGTTGTTGCTCGATGATGCGCTCGAGCTGTGCTATGACGTGGTCAAGCTGTCGCTCGGCCGCTCGGCGCTGCTGGATGCCGCCTTCGAGCGCGCCACGCTGTATCGCGCGCGTCTCAAGCGGTTGAAAGAGGTCACCGAGCCGGGCTACAGCTACTGGTACGAATGCAATTCACGCCACTTCGTGCTGGCGCTGACGCCGCTCACCGTGGCCGATCGCTTCCGGGAGCTGCTGGACGAGAAGCCGGGCAGCTGGATTTTTACTTCGGCCACGCTGTCGGTTAACGAGCAGCTTGGGCACTTTACCGAACGCCTGGGGCTCACCAAGGCGAAGACCTTGCTGCTGCCCAGCCCGTTCGATTACGCCAAACAGGCGTTGCTGTGCGTGCCGCGCTTTTTGCCTTCGCCGAATCAGCCCGGCGGCGCCCGCCAGCTGGCGCGCATGCTGCGGCCGCTGATCGAGGCCAACAACGGCCGCTGCTTCTTCCTGTGCACCTCGCACCAAATGATGCGCGAGCTGGCCGAAGAGTTTCGCGCCACCATGACGCTGCCGGTGCTGTTGCAGGGCGAAACCGGCAAGGGGCAATTGCTGGCGCAGTTTGTCGAGGCCGGCAATGCGCTGCTGGTGGCGACCAGCAGCTTCTGGGAAGGGGTGGATGTGCGCGGCGACGCCTTGTCCTGCGTGATCATCGATAAATTGCCGTTCACCTCACCGGATGACCCGCTGTTGAAAGCGCGGATTGAAGACTGCCGGCTGCGCGGTGGCGATCCGTTCAACGACGTGCAGCTGCCGGATGCGGTCATCACCCTGAAGCAGGGCGTTGGGCGATTGATCCGCGATACCGACGACCGCGGCGTGCTGGTGATTTGCGACAACCGGCTGGTGATGCGTCCTTACGGCGAAGTGTTCCTCAACAGCCTGCCGCCGACGCCGCGCACCCGCGATATCGGCCAGGCGATCGCTTTCCTGAAGGCCAACAACCCACCGGCCACGTGA
- a CDS encoding RidA family protein, which translates to MNIERIDPAQRWSEAVVHNDTVYYTSVPENLDEDATAQTADALAAIDVLLARVGSDKSRILDATIFLADAADFAAMNAAWDAWVVAGSAPVRCTVQAKLMNPKYKVEIKIIAAL; encoded by the coding sequence ATGAATATCGAACGAATTGATCCCGCGCAGCGCTGGTCCGAAGCCGTGGTGCACAACGACACCGTCTACTACACCAGCGTGCCGGAAAATCTGGATGAAGACGCCACCGCTCAGACCGCGGATGCCCTCGCCGCCATCGACGTGCTGCTGGCGCGGGTCGGATCGGACAAGAGCCGCATTTTGGACGCCACCATTTTCCTGGCCGACGCCGCGGACTTCGCCGCGATGAACGCCGCCTGGGATGCCTGGGTGGTTGCCGGCAGCGCGCCGGTACGCTGCACCGTGCAGGCCAAGCTGATGAACCCGAAGTACAAGGTTGAAATCAAGATTATCGCCGCGTTGTAA
- the mdtI gene encoding multidrug/spermidine efflux SMR transporter subunit MdtI, giving the protein MQQLELYHIGFLALAIVLEIVANVFLKMSDGFRKIWLGLLSLASVLGAFSALAQAVKGIDLSVAYALWGGFGIAATIAAGWILFGQRLNAKGWIGLVLLLAGMVIIKLA; this is encoded by the coding sequence ATGCAACAGCTTGAGTTGTACCACATTGGGTTCCTTGCACTGGCGATTGTGTTGGAAATTGTCGCCAACGTCTTTCTGAAAATGTCGGACGGCTTCCGTAAAATCTGGCTGGGCCTGCTGTCGTTGGCCTCGGTGCTCGGGGCGTTCAGCGCCCTGGCGCAGGCGGTAAAGGGCATAGATCTGTCGGTGGCTTATGCGCTGTGGGGCGGTTTCGGCATCGCGGCGACCATCGCCGCCGGCTGGATCCTGTTCGGGCAGCGGCTGAACGCCAAAGGCTGGATAGGTCTGGTGCTGTTGCTGGCGGGTATGGTGATCATCAAGCTGGCGTAA
- the mdtJ gene encoding multidrug/spermidine efflux SMR transporter subunit MdtJ: protein MIYWIFLGLAIVAEIIGTLSMKYASVSGGMTGHIIMYVMITASYVMLSMAVKRVALGVAYALWEGIGILFITLFSVLWFDEPISLLKVLGLATLIAGIMLVKSGTRKVRKQVSPRGDNHATA, encoded by the coding sequence ATGATTTATTGGATCTTTTTAGGTTTGGCCATAGTGGCCGAAATTATCGGTACCCTGTCCATGAAGTACGCCAGCGTCAGCGGCGGCATGACCGGCCATATCATCATGTATGTGATGATCACCGCATCCTATGTGATGCTTTCGATGGCGGTAAAACGCGTGGCGCTGGGCGTGGCATACGCGCTGTGGGAAGGTATCGGCATCCTGTTTATTACGCTGTTCAGCGTGCTGTGGTTCGATGAGCCGATTTCGCTGCTGAAGGTGTTGGGCCTGGCGACGCTGATTGCCGGTATCATGCTGGTGAAATCCGGCACCCGCAAGGTGCGAAAACAGGTCAGCCCGCGAGGTGACAACCATGCAACAGCTTGA
- a CDS encoding bifunctional 4-hydroxy-2-oxoglutarate aldolase/2-dehydro-3-deoxy-phosphogluconate aldolase, translating to MKNWKTSAEQILTSGPVVPVIVINKLEHAVPLARALVAGGVRVLEVTLRTACALDAIRAIAQEVPEAIIGAGTVINPQQLREVTEAGAQFAISPGLTDALLQAATAGSIPLIPGISTVSELMLGLDHGLREFKFFPAEANGGVKALQAIGGPFPQVRFCPTGGITPNNYRDYLALKSVLCIGGSWLVPADALENGDYARISELARNAVEGAAL from the coding sequence ATGAAAAACTGGAAAACCAGCGCAGAACAGATCCTGACCTCAGGTCCGGTGGTTCCGGTCATTGTGATCAACAAGCTGGAACATGCGGTGCCGCTGGCCAGGGCGCTGGTCGCCGGTGGCGTGCGGGTGCTGGAAGTGACGCTGCGCACCGCCTGCGCGCTGGACGCCATCCGCGCCATCGCCCAAGAGGTGCCGGAAGCGATCATTGGCGCCGGCACGGTGATCAATCCGCAGCAGCTCAGGGAAGTGACCGAGGCCGGCGCACAGTTCGCCATCAGCCCCGGGCTGACCGACGCCTTGCTGCAGGCGGCGACCGCCGGTTCGATTCCTCTGATCCCGGGCATCAGCACCGTTTCCGAACTGATGCTGGGCCTGGATCACGGCCTGCGCGAATTCAAGTTCTTCCCGGCGGAAGCCAACGGCGGCGTGAAAGCGCTGCAGGCGATCGGCGGTCCGTTCCCGCAGGTGCGTTTCTGCCCGACAGGCGGCATCACGCCAAACAACTACCGCGATTATCTGGCGCTGAAGAGCGTACTGTGCATCGGTGGTTCCTGGCTGGTGCCGGCCGACGCGTTGGAAAATGGCGACTACGCGCGCATCAGTGAACTGGCGCGCAACGCCGTCGAGGGTGCCGCGCTGTAA
- the zwf gene encoding glucose-6-phosphate dehydrogenase, with protein MAVTSTAQACDLVIFGAKGDLARRKLLPSLYQLEKAGHIHPDTRIIGVGRAEWDKKAYTEVVKEALGTFMKEKLDDELWATLSARLDFCNLDVNDSKNFAKLGKMLDQKHRTTINYFAMPPSTFGAICKGLGEAKLNHEPARVVMEKPLGTDLASSRVINDQVAEYFNESQVYRIDHYLGKETVLNLLALRFANSLFASNWDNRTIDSVQITVAEEVGIEGRWGYFDQAGQMRDMIQNHLLQILTMIAMSPPADLTTDRIRDEKVKVLRSLRRIDQTNVRETTVRGQYTAGFVQGKKVPGYLEEEGANKSSSTETFVSIRVDIDNWQWAGVPFYLRTGKRLPTKCSEVVVYFKNPPLNLFSDSYQQLPQNKLTIRLQPDEGIEIQVLNKVPGLDHKHRLQTTKLDLSFSETFNQEHVADAYERLLLETMRGIQALFVRRDEVEEAWKWVDSIMDAWKADNEAPKPYQAGTWGPVASVAMITRDGRSWNEFE; from the coding sequence ATGGCGGTAACCTCTACAGCCCAGGCGTGTGACCTGGTTATTTTCGGCGCGAAAGGCGATTTGGCGCGTCGTAAGCTGCTGCCTTCCCTGTACCAGTTAGAGAAAGCCGGCCATATCCACCCGGATACGCGCATTATCGGCGTCGGCCGCGCCGAGTGGGATAAAAAAGCCTACACCGAAGTGGTCAAGGAAGCCCTTGGCACCTTTATGAAGGAAAAGCTGGATGACGAGCTCTGGGCTACGCTGAGCGCGCGCCTGGACTTTTGCAACCTCGATGTGAACGACAGCAAGAATTTTGCCAAGCTGGGTAAAATGCTTGATCAAAAGCATCGCACCACCATCAACTATTTCGCCATGCCGCCAAGCACCTTCGGCGCAATCTGCAAAGGGCTGGGCGAAGCCAAGCTGAACCACGAGCCGGCGCGCGTGGTGATGGAAAAACCGCTGGGCACCGATCTGGCGTCTTCCCGCGTGATCAACGATCAGGTGGCGGAGTACTTTAACGAATCGCAGGTTTACCGCATCGACCACTATCTGGGTAAAGAAACGGTATTGAACCTGCTGGCGCTGCGCTTCGCCAACTCGCTGTTTGCCTCCAACTGGGATAACCGCACCATCGATTCCGTGCAGATCACCGTGGCGGAAGAAGTGGGTATCGAAGGGCGCTGGGGTTACTTTGATCAGGCCGGCCAGATGCGCGACATGATCCAGAACCATCTGCTGCAAATTTTGACCATGATCGCCATGTCGCCGCCGGCGGATCTGACCACCGACCGCATCCGCGACGAGAAAGTGAAAGTGCTGCGCTCGCTGCGCCGTATCGATCAGACCAATGTACGCGAGACCACGGTGCGCGGGCAGTACACCGCCGGCTTCGTGCAGGGCAAAAAGGTGCCGGGTTACCTGGAAGAGGAAGGGGCGAACAAAAGCAGCAGCACCGAAACCTTCGTTTCCATCCGCGTGGATATCGACAACTGGCAGTGGGCCGGGGTGCCGTTCTACCTGCGTACCGGTAAACGCCTGCCGACCAAATGCTCGGAAGTGGTGGTGTACTTCAAGAACCCGCCGCTCAACCTGTTCAGCGACTCCTATCAGCAGTTGCCGCAGAACAAGCTGACCATTCGTCTGCAGCCGGACGAAGGCATTGAGATCCAGGTTCTGAACAAGGTGCCGGGGCTGGATCACAAGCACCGCCTGCAGACCACCAAGCTGGATCTGAGCTTCTCCGAAACCTTCAACCAGGAACACGTGGCGGACGCCTATGAGCGCCTGCTGCTGGAAACCATGCGCGGCATTCAGGCGCTGTTTGTGCGCCGCGACGAAGTGGAAGAGGCGTGGAAATGGGTCGACTCCATCATGGACGCATGGAAAGCCGACAACGAGGCGCCTAAGCCATACCAGGCAGGCACCTGGGGCCCGGTGGCTTCCGTGGCGATGATCACCCGCGACGGCCGTTCCTGGAACGAATTCGAGTAA
- a CDS encoding MurR/RpiR family transcriptional regulator gives MNTLEKIQSHLELLSKSERKVAEVILASPQTAIHSSIATLARMADVSEPTVNRFCRRLDTKGFPDFKLHLAQSLANGTPYVNRNVEEDDSVDSYTSKIFESVMASLDTVKANLDIAAINRAVDLLTQAKKISFFGLGASAAVAHDAMNKFFRFNIPVVYFDDIVMQRMSCMNSGEGDVVVLISHTGRTKNLVEMAHLARENDATVIAITSRDTPLAQAATLALLLDVPEDTDVYMPMVSRIAQLTLIDVLATGFTLRRGAKFRDNLKRVKEALKESRFDKGIVIPTSFDS, from the coding sequence ATGAATACGCTGGAAAAAATCCAGAGCCATCTGGAACTCCTGAGCAAATCTGAAAGGAAAGTCGCCGAGGTGATCCTGGCCTCTCCACAGACCGCCATTCACTCCAGCATCGCGACCCTGGCCAGAATGGCCGACGTCAGCGAGCCAACGGTCAACCGCTTTTGTCGTCGTCTGGATACCAAGGGGTTCCCCGATTTCAAACTGCACCTTGCTCAAAGCCTGGCTAACGGCACTCCCTACGTAAACCGCAACGTAGAGGAAGATGACAGCGTCGATTCCTATACCAGTAAAATTTTCGAATCGGTCATGGCCAGCCTTGATACAGTAAAGGCAAATTTGGATATTGCCGCAATCAATCGTGCGGTTGACCTCCTTACCCAGGCAAAAAAGATCTCGTTCTTCGGTTTGGGCGCCTCGGCTGCGGTGGCGCACGACGCGATGAACAAATTTTTCCGCTTCAACATTCCGGTGGTTTACTTCGACGACATCGTCATGCAGCGCATGAGCTGCATGAACTCCGGCGAAGGCGACGTGGTGGTGCTGATCTCCCACACCGGCCGCACCAAGAATCTGGTGGAAATGGCCCATCTGGCGCGTGAAAACGACGCCACGGTGATAGCCATCACCTCGCGCGACACCCCTCTGGCCCAGGCCGCTACCCTCGCCTTGCTGCTCGACGTGCCGGAAGATACCGACGTTTATATGCCCATGGTATCGCGGATCGCGCAATTAACGCTCATTGACGTGCTGGCCACCGGATTTACCTTGCGCAGAGGGGCTAAATTCAGAGATAACTTGAAGCGGGTCAAGGAAGCGCTCAAAGAATCGCGCTTTGATAAGGGCATCGTGATCCCCACGAGTTTTGACTCGTAG
- the pyk gene encoding pyruvate kinase, producing the protein MSRRLRRTKIVTTLGPATDRDNNLEKIIAAGANVVRLNFSHGSPEDHQARADKVREIAAKLGRHVAILGDLQGPKIRVSTFKEGKIFLNVGDKFLLDANLSKGEGDKEKVGIDYKGLPADVVPGDVLLLDDGRVQLKVLEVQGMKVFTEVTVGGPLSNNKGINKLGGGLSAEALTEKDKADIVTAAKIGVDYLAVSFPRTGEDLNYARRLARDAGCNAKIVSKVERAEAVCSDEAMDDIILASDVVMVARGDLGVEIGDPELVGIQKKLIRRARTLNRAVITATQMMESMITNPMPTRAEVMDVANAVLDGTDAVMLSAETAAGQYPAETVAAMARVCLGAEKIPSINVSKHRLDVQFDNIEEAIAMSSMYAANHLKGVTALIAMTESGRTALMMSRISSGLPIFAMSRHEHTLNLTALYRGVTPVYFDSHNDGVIAANDAVNRLRDKGFLVSGDLVIVTQGDVMETVGTTNTSRILRVE; encoded by the coding sequence ATGTCCAGACGGCTCAGAAGAACCAAAATTGTTACCACCCTGGGTCCGGCTACAGACCGCGACAATAATCTGGAAAAGATCATTGCCGCCGGCGCTAACGTAGTTCGGCTTAATTTTTCCCACGGCAGCCCGGAAGATCATCAGGCTCGCGCCGACAAAGTGCGCGAAATTGCTGCCAAACTGGGGCGTCACGTCGCCATCTTGGGCGACCTGCAAGGGCCGAAAATCCGTGTTTCCACCTTTAAGGAAGGTAAAATCTTCCTCAACGTGGGCGACAAATTCCTGCTTGACGCCAACCTGTCCAAAGGCGAAGGCGATAAAGAAAAAGTCGGCATCGACTATAAAGGCCTGCCTGCCGACGTGGTGCCGGGCGACGTGCTGCTGCTTGACGATGGCCGCGTGCAGCTGAAAGTGCTTGAAGTTCAGGGCATGAAAGTGTTTACCGAAGTTACCGTTGGCGGCCCGTTGTCCAACAACAAGGGCATCAACAAGCTGGGCGGCGGTCTGTCGGCCGAAGCCCTGACCGAAAAAGACAAAGCGGATATCGTCACCGCCGCCAAGATTGGCGTCGATTATCTGGCGGTCTCCTTCCCGCGCACCGGTGAAGACCTGAACTATGCCCGCCGCCTGGCGCGCGACGCAGGCTGCAACGCCAAGATCGTTTCCAAGGTTGAGCGCGCCGAGGCGGTCTGCAGCGACGAAGCGATGGATGACATCATCCTGGCTTCCGACGTGGTGATGGTAGCCCGTGGCGATCTGGGCGTCGAAATCGGCGACCCGGAATTGGTCGGCATCCAGAAAAAACTGATCCGCCGCGCGCGCACGCTGAACCGCGCCGTGATTACCGCGACCCAGATGATGGAATCAATGATCACCAACCCAATGCCGACCCGCGCCGAAGTGATGGACGTGGCGAACGCCGTGTTGGATGGCACCGACGCCGTGATGCTGTCAGCGGAAACCGCCGCCGGCCAATACCCGGCAGAAACCGTGGCGGCGATGGCGCGCGTGTGCCTGGGTGCGGAGAAGATCCCAAGCATCAATGTCTCCAAACACCGCCTGGACGTGCAGTTCGACAACATTGAAGAGGCGATCGCCATGTCTTCGATGTACGCCGCTAACCACCTGAAAGGCGTTACCGCGTTGATAGCCATGACCGAATCCGGCCGCACCGCGCTGATGATGTCCCGCATCAGCTCCGGGCTGCCGATCTTCGCCATGTCGCGCCACGAACATACGCTGAACCTGACCGCGCTTTACCGCGGCGTGACGCCGGTGTATTTCGACAGCCACAATGACGGCGTAATCGCCGCCAACGACGCGGTAAACCGCCTGCGCGACAAAGGCTTCCTGGTTTCCGGCGACCTGGTGATCGTCACCCAGGGCGACGTGATGGAAACCGTCGGCACCACCAATACCAGCCGTATCCTGCGCGTCGAGTAA
- the lpxM gene encoding lauroyl-Kdo(2)-lipid IV(A) myristoyltransferase (LpxM is lauroyl-Kdo(2)-lipid IV(A) myristoyltransferase, an enzyme characterized in Escherichia coli and involved in biosynthesis of the form of lipid A found in that species and some closely related species.) — protein sequence MQNDKKSNVEFIPQFQKAFYHPRYWGVWLGVGLMAGISLVPARMRDPVLGAVGKLAGKVAKGARRRARINLLYCLPEVPESEREHIIDQMFACAPQSMVLMAELACTKPEKVLKRVRWHGEEVLDKIREEGRNVIFLVPHGWGVDVPAMLMAARGQPMAAMFHNQSNPLIDYLWNAVRRKFGGRMHARNDGIKPFISSVRQGYWGYYLPDQDHGAEHSEFVDFFATYKATLPAVGRLMKVCRAAIVPLFPVYDGNTSMLDIYIRQPMDDLAEADDRRIARRMNEEVENLVGPNPEQYTWILKLLKTRKAGEIEPYSRDDLYR from the coding sequence ATGCAAAACGATAAAAAATCAAACGTAGAGTTCATCCCACAATTTCAGAAAGCCTTTTATCACCCACGCTACTGGGGCGTTTGGCTGGGCGTCGGGCTGATGGCCGGCATTTCGCTGGTGCCTGCGCGCATGCGCGATCCGGTATTAGGCGCGGTTGGCAAACTGGCCGGTAAAGTCGCCAAAGGGGCGAGGCGCCGTGCCCGTATCAATCTGCTGTACTGCCTGCCGGAGGTGCCGGAAAGTGAACGTGAGCATATTATCGACCAAATGTTTGCCTGCGCGCCGCAGTCGATGGTGTTGATGGCCGAACTGGCCTGCACCAAGCCGGAGAAAGTGCTGAAACGCGTACGCTGGCATGGTGAAGAGGTGCTGGACAAGATCCGCGAAGAAGGGCGCAACGTCATCTTCCTGGTGCCCCACGGTTGGGGGGTAGACGTGCCTGCCATGTTGATGGCCGCGCGCGGCCAACCGATGGCGGCAATGTTCCACAACCAGAGCAACCCGCTGATCGATTACCTGTGGAACGCCGTGCGCCGCAAGTTTGGCGGCCGCATGCATGCACGTAATGACGGCATCAAACCCTTTATCAGCTCAGTGCGCCAGGGCTACTGGGGCTACTACCTGCCCGATCAGGATCACGGCGCCGAGCACAGCGAGTTCGTGGATTTCTTCGCCACCTACAAAGCGACGCTGCCGGCGGTAGGTCGCCTGATGAAAGTGTGCCGCGCTGCGATTGTGCCCTTGTTCCCGGTATATGACGGCAACACCAGCATGCTGGATATTTATATCCGCCAGCCAATGGACGATTTGGCTGAGGCCGACGATCGGCGCATAGCCCGCCGAATGAACGAAGAGGTGGAGAATCTGGTGGGGCCGAATCCAGAGCAATACACCTGGATTTTGAAATTGCTGAAAACGCGTAAAGCAGGGGAGATTGAACCTTACTCGCGCGACGATCTGTACCGCTGA